A genomic region of Raphanus sativus cultivar WK10039 chromosome 6, ASM80110v3, whole genome shotgun sequence contains the following coding sequences:
- the LOC108833167 gene encoding putative F-box protein At3g58820 isoform X1, whose amino-acid sequence MHTRKLISHDLTLAVDETLFGGQRKKMDRVSNLPDEVLCHILSFLTTKEAALTSILAKRWRNLLAFVPYLTIDDSAFLHPEDGKRDRPEITQSFMDFVDRVLALQGQNSPLKKFSLKCLTVVDTQRLDGWISNALSRGVSDLDLAIILGCKEDDDDDDDNYYQLSPKCFECSTLVTLRIDYGIDINFNRISLPLLKTLVLDSVHVCPHEFNTLLHALPSLEELILLDVVWKDTDDHVTVSSASVETLTIRVNDCLSSLSFDTPSLLHFVYYGFVASDYPLVNMDNLVDAEIIFSLSEDQLKHLREPDHVWFDEQEALAFTNVWKLFHGIRNVPDLSLRPDTIEALCMCSESIPVFNNLKSLAITSNKDRGWQAMPALLRNSPHLETLLIQGLVHHVTDECGDACDCISREEKGLSLTVCPVKELEIQGFRGTMKEMAMIKHFLDYFPCLKEMEIYVEENDPTQLGNREISKLVQEMFELYNKLSSCNVQLLVSDYLEQKWLKNKAIS is encoded by the exons ATGCATACAAGGAAACTCATAAGTCATGACCTCACTCTTGCTGTAGACGAGACATTGTTTGGTGGCCAG aggaagaagatggatcGTGTTAGCAATCTTCCAGACGAGGTTCTTTGTCACATACTCTCTTTCCTCACCACAAAGGAGGCCGCTCTGACATCTATTCTCGCCAAGAGATGGCGCAACCTTCTCGCATTCGTCCCTTATCTCACCATCGACGACTCCGCCTTCCTTCATCCGGAAGACGGCAAACGGGACAGGCCAGAAATCACACAGAGCTTCATGGACTTTGTTGACAGAGTTCTGGCCTTGCAAGGCCAAAACTCCCCGCTAAAGAAGTTCTCCCTCAAGTGTCTCACCGTCGTCGATACACAACGTCTAGATGGTTGGATCAGCAACGCGTTATCTCGCGGCGTTTCGGATCTTGACCTAGCAATCATTTTGGGTTGCAAAGAAgacgacgatgatgatgatgataattaTTACCAGCTCTCTCCGAAATGCTTCGAGTGCAGCACGCTGGTTACTCTGAGAATAGACTATGGGATTGATATCAACTTTAATCGCATTTCTTTACCGTTGCTTAAGACTCTGGTGCTTGACTCGGTTCATGTTTGTCCTCACGAGTTCAACACTCTGCTTCACGCTCTGCCTTCCCTTGAGGAATTGATTCTGCTTGATGTCGTGTGGAAAGATACGGATGATCATGTGACGGTCTCAAGCGCAAGCGTCGAGACCTTAACGATCAGGGTAAACGATTGTTTAAGCAGTTTATCGTTTGACACACCGAGTCTCCTTCACTTTGTCTACTATGGTTTCGTTGCGTCGGACTATCCGTTGGTTAATATGGACAACTTGGTTGATGCGGAAATCATCTTCTCCTTAAGTGAAGACCAACTCAAGCACCTTAGGGAACCAGATCATGTTTGGTTTGACGAGCAAGAGGCTCTCGCGTTTACTAATGTGTGGAAACTCTTTCACGGCATACGGAATGTTCCGGATCTTAGCTTGCGTCCTGATACTATTGAG GCCCTTTGTATGTGCTCTGAATCGATCCCAGTGTTCAACAACCTCAAATCATTAGCTATTACGAGTAACAAGGATCGAGGATGGCAAGCAATGCCAGCTCTTCTAAGGAACTCTCCACATTTAGAAACTCTACTCATTCAg GGTCTGGTGCACCATGTGACAGACGAGTGCGGGGATGCTTGTGACTGCATTTCTCGGGAGGAGAAAGGACTTTCACTCACGGTTTGTCCAGTGAAAGAGTTGGAGATTCAAGGGTTTCGGGGAACGATGAAAGAGATGGCGATGATAAAGCATTTCTTGGACTACTTTCCGTGTTTGAAGGAGATGGAGATCTATGTTGAAGAGAATGATCCTACACAGCTAGGAAACCGTGAGATTTCGAAACTTGTCCAGGAGATGTTCGAACTCTACAACAAGTTGTCGAGTTGCAATGTTCAGCTTCTGGTGAGCGATTATTTGGAGCAGAAGTGGCTGAAGAACAAAGCCATctcctag
- the LOC108833167 gene encoding putative F-box protein At3g58820 isoform X2 — MDRVSNLPDEVLCHILSFLTTKEAALTSILAKRWRNLLAFVPYLTIDDSAFLHPEDGKRDRPEITQSFMDFVDRVLALQGQNSPLKKFSLKCLTVVDTQRLDGWISNALSRGVSDLDLAIILGCKEDDDDDDDNYYQLSPKCFECSTLVTLRIDYGIDINFNRISLPLLKTLVLDSVHVCPHEFNTLLHALPSLEELILLDVVWKDTDDHVTVSSASVETLTIRVNDCLSSLSFDTPSLLHFVYYGFVASDYPLVNMDNLVDAEIIFSLSEDQLKHLREPDHVWFDEQEALAFTNVWKLFHGIRNVPDLSLRPDTIEALCMCSESIPVFNNLKSLAITSNKDRGWQAMPALLRNSPHLETLLIQGLVHHVTDECGDACDCISREEKGLSLTVCPVKELEIQGFRGTMKEMAMIKHFLDYFPCLKEMEIYVEENDPTQLGNREISKLVQEMFELYNKLSSCNVQLLVSDYLEQKWLKNKAIS; from the exons atggatcGTGTTAGCAATCTTCCAGACGAGGTTCTTTGTCACATACTCTCTTTCCTCACCACAAAGGAGGCCGCTCTGACATCTATTCTCGCCAAGAGATGGCGCAACCTTCTCGCATTCGTCCCTTATCTCACCATCGACGACTCCGCCTTCCTTCATCCGGAAGACGGCAAACGGGACAGGCCAGAAATCACACAGAGCTTCATGGACTTTGTTGACAGAGTTCTGGCCTTGCAAGGCCAAAACTCCCCGCTAAAGAAGTTCTCCCTCAAGTGTCTCACCGTCGTCGATACACAACGTCTAGATGGTTGGATCAGCAACGCGTTATCTCGCGGCGTTTCGGATCTTGACCTAGCAATCATTTTGGGTTGCAAAGAAgacgacgatgatgatgatgataattaTTACCAGCTCTCTCCGAAATGCTTCGAGTGCAGCACGCTGGTTACTCTGAGAATAGACTATGGGATTGATATCAACTTTAATCGCATTTCTTTACCGTTGCTTAAGACTCTGGTGCTTGACTCGGTTCATGTTTGTCCTCACGAGTTCAACACTCTGCTTCACGCTCTGCCTTCCCTTGAGGAATTGATTCTGCTTGATGTCGTGTGGAAAGATACGGATGATCATGTGACGGTCTCAAGCGCAAGCGTCGAGACCTTAACGATCAGGGTAAACGATTGTTTAAGCAGTTTATCGTTTGACACACCGAGTCTCCTTCACTTTGTCTACTATGGTTTCGTTGCGTCGGACTATCCGTTGGTTAATATGGACAACTTGGTTGATGCGGAAATCATCTTCTCCTTAAGTGAAGACCAACTCAAGCACCTTAGGGAACCAGATCATGTTTGGTTTGACGAGCAAGAGGCTCTCGCGTTTACTAATGTGTGGAAACTCTTTCACGGCATACGGAATGTTCCGGATCTTAGCTTGCGTCCTGATACTATTGAG GCCCTTTGTATGTGCTCTGAATCGATCCCAGTGTTCAACAACCTCAAATCATTAGCTATTACGAGTAACAAGGATCGAGGATGGCAAGCAATGCCAGCTCTTCTAAGGAACTCTCCACATTTAGAAACTCTACTCATTCAg GGTCTGGTGCACCATGTGACAGACGAGTGCGGGGATGCTTGTGACTGCATTTCTCGGGAGGAGAAAGGACTTTCACTCACGGTTTGTCCAGTGAAAGAGTTGGAGATTCAAGGGTTTCGGGGAACGATGAAAGAGATGGCGATGATAAAGCATTTCTTGGACTACTTTCCGTGTTTGAAGGAGATGGAGATCTATGTTGAAGAGAATGATCCTACACAGCTAGGAAACCGTGAGATTTCGAAACTTGTCCAGGAGATGTTCGAACTCTACAACAAGTTGTCGAGTTGCAATGTTCAGCTTCTGGTGAGCGATTATTTGGAGCAGAAGTGGCTGAAGAACAAAGCCATctcctag